A genomic segment from Pyrodictium occultum encodes:
- a CDS encoding DEAD/DEAH box helicase → MASWMRVEELDLPQEAKRVLLAQGYRELFPPQEEAVRAGLLEGRNLVVASPTGSGKSLVALLAALRVLSGPHRGCRVVYAAPLRSLVYERAEEWRSILGELGRRVAVSTGDYDRVEPWLGEADAVMVTYEKLDSLLRHGAGWLREVCVLVVDEIHYVGDLRRGPVLETVIARLMSMNQGMQVVALSATISNAGEMAAWLGAGLVESGWRPVRLREGVMSGYTIVWGDGGETRVERLVRNPTLDAALDAVASGGQALVFVNSRRKAVELAERLVGAAAGSREVRSLLDPGGVEPYIELLRSHGEHRELNDRLARLMSSGVAFHHAGLASYQRDVVEKAFRARVLRVLVATPTLAAGVNLPARRVVVDSLYRFKPGRGSEPIKVSEYKQLAGRAGRPGLDAVGEAVIIARSGEQAWEAMESYVRGEPEPIVSKLVSEAALRSQVLAVVSSLGTATVQEVAGIFRRTLYAVQAGPPREEIDRVAWLLDEYGFLERVGDVLEATDTGRRVSELYIDPLTGYRMLRGLDALREEKPPIERLLFLALWNPDAARVRPPRGMHLGLEMEAEQLLEDLGFTPYEEVGEADIAVAAEALHTADMLLDWVLEKPEDAILDKYGVDPGDLRAVVETASWLVYSMAQLARLRGHPAAGYLDRLAVMVRHGVQEELVDLVKLPGIGRVRARLLYNTGYRDPGSLAGLSPEQLASLLRGLGEERARRALAEAQRMAAREKPGGGGEEARRRGRQRSILDYLG, encoded by the coding sequence GGAGCTCTTCCCCCCGCAGGAGGAGGCTGTGAGGGCCGGCCTCCTCGAGGGCAGGAACCTGGTAGTGGCGTCGCCCACCGGGTCTGGGAAGAGCCTGGTGGCGCTTCTCGCGGCTCTACGCGTGCTCTCGGGGCCGCATAGGGGCTGCCGGGTTGTATATGCTGCCCCTCTCAGGAGCCTGGTCTACGAGAGGGCGGAGGAGTGGAGGAGCATCCTCGGCGAGCTGGGCCGCCGAGTCGCCGTGTCGACGGGGGACTATGACAGGGTGGAGCCCTGGCTCGGCGAGGCCGACGCGGTCATGGTTACCTACGAGAAGCTCGACTCCCTGCTGCGGCACGGCGCCGGCTGGCTACGCGAGGTTTGCGTGCTGGTGGTGGATGAGATCCACTACGTCGGGGACCTCCGCCGCGGCCCCGTCCTGGAGACGGTCATAGCCCGGCTCATGTCGATGAACCAGGGCATGCAGGTAGTCGCGCTCAGCGCCACGATAAGCAACGCGGGCGAGATGGCGGCCTGGCTCGGCGCCGGCCTAGTCGAGAGCGGCTGGAGGCCCGTGAGGCTAAGGGAGGGCGTGATGAGCGGCTACACTATAGTGTGGGGGGACGGCGGCGAGACCCGGGTGGAGAGGCTCGTCAGGAACCCAACCCTCGATGCAGCCCTGGACGCCGTGGCCTCTGGAGGCCAGGCCCTCGTGTTCGTGAACTCCAGGAGGAAGGCTGTGGAGCTGGCGGAGAGGCTCGTAGGGGCGGCAGCGGGCAGCAGGGAGGTTAGAAGCCTCCTCGACCCGGGTGGCGTTGAGCCCTACATAGAGCTGCTGAGGAGCCACGGGGAGCACAGGGAGCTTAACGACAGGCTCGCCCGGCTCATGTCCAGCGGGGTTGCATTCCACCACGCGGGGCTGGCGAGCTACCAGAGGGACGTGGTGGAGAAGGCCTTCCGGGCCCGCGTCCTCCGCGTCCTAGTCGCGACCCCTACTCTCGCCGCGGGCGTCAACCTCCCGGCCCGCCGCGTGGTCGTGGACAGCCTCTACAGGTTCAAGCCTGGGCGGGGCTCCGAGCCGATCAAGGTGTCGGAGTACAAGCAGCTGGCCGGCCGCGCCGGCAGGCCGGGTCTCGACGCGGTTGGCGAGGCTGTGATTATTGCCAGGTCGGGCGAGCAGGCCTGGGAGGCCATGGAGAGCTATGTGAGGGGCGAGCCCGAGCCCATAGTGTCCAAGCTGGTCTCCGAGGCCGCTTTGAGGAGCCAGGTGCTCGCCGTGGTCTCGAGCCTCGGGACGGCCACAGTCCAGGAGGTGGCCGGTATCTTCAGGCGCACCCTCTACGCAGTCCAGGCCGGGCCGCCCCGGGAGGAGATAGACAGGGTGGCCTGGCTCCTCGACGAGTATGGGTTCCTGGAGCGCGTCGGCGACGTGCTGGAGGCGACCGACACCGGGCGCAGGGTCTCCGAGCTGTACATAGACCCTCTCACCGGCTACCGGATGCTCCGCGGCCTCGACGCTCTCCGGGAGGAGAAGCCTCCCATCGAGCGGCTCCTATTCTTAGCCCTATGGAACCCCGACGCCGCCAGGGTAAGGCCTCCCCGGGGCATGCACCTCGGCCTAGAGATGGAGGCTGAGCAGCTCCTTGAGGACCTGGGGTTCACCCCTTACGAGGAGGTGGGCGAGGCCGATATAGCGGTGGCAGCGGAGGCCCTCCACACAGCCGACATGCTCCTCGACTGGGTCCTGGAGAAGCCCGAGGACGCCATACTGGACAAGTACGGCGTGGACCCCGGCGACCTGCGTGCAGTAGTTGAGACGGCCAGCTGGCTGGTGTACTCCATGGCGCAGCTCGCGCGGCTCAGGGGCCACCCGGCTGCGGGCTACCTGGACCGGCTGGCCGTAATGGTGCGGCACGGGGTCCAGGAGGAGCTCGTGGATCTCGTGAAGCTCCCTGGCATAGGCAGGGTTAGGGCCCGCCTCCTCTACAACACCGGCTACCGCGACCCAGGGAGCCTCGCCGGCCTCAGCCCCGAGCAGCTGGCCTCCCTGCTCCGCGGCCTCGGCGAGGAGCGGGCCCGCAGGGCTCTGGCGGAGGCCCAGAGGATGGCTGCCAGGGAGAAGCCCGGGGGCGGCGGGGAGGAGGCCAGGCGGCGGGGGAGGCAGAGGAGCATACTCGACTACCTCGGCTAG
- a CDS encoding RuvB-like helicase: protein MAAIKEVKPVRKEFRRVGAHSHIRGLGLDENGRAKFMADGMVGQAEAREAAGIVVQMIREGKMAGRGVLIVGPSGTGKTAIAVGIAKELGEDTPFVAMTGSEIYSSEMKKTEAMMQALRKAIGVRFRERRTVYEGVVSRIRIGYVKHPFNPYVRVPHEAEVVLETRDDSVKLRVGEEIAVQLLQLRVRRGDVIWIDAETGEVHKTGRICEKREYDISVYKCVEKPSGPVKKEKEIVHLLTLHDLDVAYAAQRAAAASFLGMPLTREIPSDVRQRVDEEVKKLVSEGRAELVPGVLFIDDAHMLDIEAFSFLTRAMESDLAPILVLATNRGITKIRGTDIESPHGIPLDLLDRLLIIKTRPYKPEEIREILRIRADEEEVPLTEEALEELTKLGAERSLRYAVQLMEPARILAEREGRAKVTVEDVRRAAEYFVDVKESVRYIQQYEEKFLK from the coding sequence ATGGCGGCGATAAAGGAGGTCAAGCCGGTGAGGAAGGAGTTTAGGAGGGTGGGCGCGCATAGCCATATCAGAGGCCTAGGCCTAGACGAGAACGGCCGCGCCAAGTTCATGGCCGACGGTATGGTGGGCCAGGCCGAGGCCCGCGAAGCGGCCGGCATCGTGGTGCAGATGATACGCGAGGGCAAGATGGCCGGCCGCGGCGTGCTCATAGTGGGGCCCAGCGGCACCGGTAAGACGGCAATAGCGGTCGGCATAGCTAAGGAGCTGGGGGAGGACACACCGTTCGTAGCCATGACCGGCTCCGAGATATACAGCAGCGAGATGAAGAAGACAGAGGCTATGATGCAGGCGCTGCGCAAGGCCATAGGTGTGAGGTTCCGCGAGCGCCGCACCGTATACGAGGGCGTCGTGAGCAGGATACGCATAGGCTATGTGAAGCACCCGTTCAACCCCTACGTCAGGGTCCCCCATGAGGCCGAGGTAGTCCTAGAGACCAGGGATGACAGTGTGAAGCTCCGCGTGGGCGAGGAGATAGCCGTTCAGCTCCTCCAGCTCCGCGTACGCCGCGGTGACGTTATCTGGATAGACGCGGAGACTGGGGAGGTCCACAAGACCGGCAGGATATGCGAGAAGAGGGAGTACGACATATCGGTATACAAGTGCGTCGAGAAGCCCAGCGGCCCGGTTAAGAAGGAGAAGGAGATAGTGCACCTGCTAACCCTCCACGACCTCGACGTCGCCTACGCCGCCCAGCGTGCAGCGGCGGCGAGCTTCCTCGGCATGCCGCTGACCCGCGAGATCCCCAGCGACGTGAGGCAGAGGGTGGATGAGGAGGTGAAGAAGCTTGTAAGCGAGGGCCGCGCCGAGCTAGTGCCCGGCGTGCTGTTCATAGACGACGCCCACATGCTCGACATAGAGGCCTTCAGCTTCCTCACGAGGGCTATGGAGAGCGACCTCGCCCCGATACTGGTGCTCGCCACTAACAGGGGCATAACCAAGATAAGGGGCACGGACATCGAGTCGCCGCACGGCATACCGCTGGACCTGCTGGACCGCCTGCTAATAATAAAGACAAGGCCCTACAAGCCCGAGGAGATAAGAGAGATACTCAGGATAAGGGCTGACGAGGAGGAGGTGCCGCTCACCGAGGAAGCGCTGGAGGAGCTCACCAAGCTCGGCGCCGAGCGCAGCCTGCGCTACGCCGTGCAGCTGATGGAGCCGGCCCGCATACTCGCCGAGCGCGAGGGCCGTGCAAAGGTGACCGTCGAGGACGTGAGGAGGGCGGCGGAGTACTTCGTGGACGTGAAGGAGAGCGTACGCTACATACAGCAGTACGAGGAGAAGTTCCTCAAGTAG